The proteins below are encoded in one region of Micromonospora pisi:
- a CDS encoding MFS transporter, with protein sequence MSGNGWGLDTVFVRWMWCRALLHRGWWLVTSVYLVVDAHLSASELVLIGVGQSVVSLLFEVPAGVLADTFSRKWSLVVSHVLMGAAMLATGLVSGFMPLMATQMVWGLSWTFASGADVAWISDELDDPARVSAVLMRSEQAQLTGTVAGLVGVGGLAWLTRPGTALVLAGAAMLLLGLYVVVGFREHRFVTVRTKRWSASWSILIRGSTLVRGSRLVLAIFAATFLVNGVVNAFGRLYPLRLVDLGLSVDPVVWLAGLGVLMSLAGAAGLRIVRPHIDGVHTVRRGYVIACAVAVVGVVGLVGAPGENSGSLAVLLAAGALPLTRTFSTIWVNRQTSSDVRATVHSLLAQAKSLGEITCGLAIAAIAQFADMSIALVTCAALLVITILLVQYFGSPRSERLP encoded by the coding sequence GTGAGCGGTAACGGCTGGGGCCTTGACACGGTGTTCGTGCGGTGGATGTGGTGCCGGGCCTTGCTGCACCGGGGCTGGTGGCTGGTCACCAGCGTCTACCTGGTCGTCGACGCGCACCTGTCCGCGTCTGAGCTGGTCTTGATCGGTGTCGGCCAATCGGTTGTCTCGCTCCTGTTCGAGGTTCCCGCCGGTGTCCTCGCCGACACGTTCAGCCGGAAGTGGTCGCTGGTCGTCTCTCACGTGCTCATGGGCGCCGCCATGCTGGCCACCGGTTTGGTCAGCGGGTTCATGCCGCTGATGGCCACCCAGATGGTGTGGGGGCTGTCCTGGACGTTCGCCAGCGGCGCCGATGTCGCGTGGATCAGCGATGAGCTGGATGACCCGGCGCGCGTCTCGGCGGTGTTGATGCGTTCAGAGCAAGCTCAGCTCACCGGGACGGTGGCCGGTCTGGTGGGCGTCGGCGGGTTGGCATGGCTCACGCGACCCGGCACGGCGCTGGTGCTCGCGGGAGCCGCCATGCTGCTGCTCGGCCTGTATGTCGTGGTCGGCTTCCGCGAGCATCGGTTCGTAACCGTCCGCACCAAGCGGTGGTCTGCATCGTGGTCGATCCTGATCCGCGGATCAACCTTGGTGCGTGGTAGCCGCCTCGTCCTCGCCATCTTCGCGGCGACGTTCCTGGTCAACGGCGTCGTCAACGCCTTTGGTCGCCTCTACCCGTTGCGGTTGGTCGATCTCGGGCTGTCCGTCGATCCCGTGGTATGGCTGGCGGGCCTGGGTGTGCTGATGAGCCTCGCCGGCGCGGCCGGGTTACGTATTGTGCGACCGCACATCGACGGCGTCCACACTGTGCGGCGCGGCTACGTCATCGCCTGCGCAGTCGCTGTTGTCGGCGTTGTCGGCCTGGTCGGCGCACCCGGGGAGAACAGCGGCAGTCTCGCTGTACTGCTGGCTGCGGGCGCGTTGCCGCTGACCCGCACCTTCAGCACCATCTGGGTCAACCGGCAGACCAGTAGCGACGTCAGAGCCACCGTGCACTCGTTGCTCGCCCAGGCCAAGTCCCTCGGAGAGATCACCTGCGGGCTCGCCATCGCCGCCATCGCCCAGTTCGCCGACATGTCCATCGCGCTGGTGACCTGCGCTGCGCTGCTCGTGATCACGATCCTGCTTGTCCAGTATTTCGGCTCCCCGCGTTCCGAGCGATTGCCGTGA
- a CDS encoding MbtH family protein produces the protein MTNPFEDPDGTYLVLVNAENQHSLWPSFVDVPAGWTVAHGPGPRQECLDYVETHWTDLRPQSLIDAMGADR, from the coding sequence ATGACCAATCCGTTCGAAGACCCGGATGGCACCTACCTGGTGCTGGTCAACGCCGAGAACCAGCACAGCCTCTGGCCGTCGTTCGTGGACGTGCCCGCCGGCTGGACCGTCGCGCACGGCCCCGGGCCCCGGCAGGAGTGCCTGGACTACGTGGAGACGCACTGGACGGACCTGCGCCCACAGAGTCTCATCGACGCCATGGGCGCCGACCGGTAG